A part of Sulfurimonas sp. HSL-1716 genomic DNA contains:
- a CDS encoding EAL domain-containing protein has translation MNIDMVKQLSVLGNSLSVLYVEDDPVVMGQISKMLRRVFNDLDTIDDSIEALRMHKEKKYDLVLMDIMMKNMDGIELSRKLIKENTEQSIIIISAYKNENELLKLIDLGISGFISKPIDQTKFLHTLLVKVKKIHADKMMHHHYNELKYQIDKNKDNNKRIYYQDTLTSAFNQKYLHDVLQKKNVPKSAILININDFKLINNYYSYLHGNDLLSQFVILLNTCETSSQYDVFRMSADEFILLYKDQEDDEKIRKDAQFLTTHIESKRFSIIGVKDINITVTMGIVNSTERILEKLSQALLYAKKHHLKYAFYDDDHQVNSQMYNIIKTKNILQKSIENNLIIPVYQPIQTKSDQLNYEVLMRIKHDNNELLSPDKFMSVAKEHSYYNQISQILVCKALDEITKSKNIFSINLTYQDIKNNDFMNKLEEKIIKNKIGQRLIFEIVESDLIEDMDILESFLKRFKAHGVKVAIDDFGTGYSNFLYILKINPDYIKLDGNLIVNIVNDKAAFTLVQTIIGFAHKLNIEVIAEHVSTKEIYDILKKLDVDAVQGYYIGRPDINYIESA, from the coding sequence CGTTATGGGGCAGATAAGCAAGATGCTTCGAAGAGTTTTCAATGATTTAGACACCATAGACGACAGTATCGAAGCCCTGCGAATGCATAAAGAAAAAAAATATGATCTTGTCTTGATGGACATTATGATGAAAAATATGGATGGGATAGAACTAAGCAGAAAACTGATAAAAGAAAATACAGAACAATCCATTATCATCATTTCCGCATATAAAAATGAGAACGAACTTCTCAAATTAATCGATCTCGGCATATCGGGATTCATCTCAAAACCCATAGATCAAACTAAATTTCTTCATACGCTTCTTGTAAAAGTCAAAAAAATACATGCAGATAAAATGATGCATCACCACTACAATGAATTAAAATACCAAATAGATAAAAACAAAGACAATAATAAAAGAATTTACTATCAAGATACGCTGACCTCTGCATTTAATCAAAAATACCTTCATGATGTTTTGCAAAAAAAAAATGTACCCAAATCTGCTATTCTTATCAATATAAATGATTTCAAACTCATAAACAATTACTACTCGTATCTACACGGAAACGATCTTCTTTCTCAATTTGTCATACTGTTAAATACCTGTGAGACAAGTTCTCAATATGATGTTTTTAGAATGTCTGCGGATGAATTTATTTTGTTGTATAAAGATCAAGAAGATGATGAAAAGATAAGAAAAGATGCACAGTTTTTAACTACACATATAGAATCGAAAAGATTTAGCATTATAGGAGTAAAAGATATTAATATAACAGTCACGATGGGAATCGTAAACAGTACGGAGAGGATCCTTGAAAAGCTCAGTCAGGCTCTTTTATACGCAAAAAAACATCATCTTAAATATGCTTTTTACGACGACGATCATCAGGTAAACTCACAGATGTATAACATAATTAAAACAAAAAATATCTTGCAAAAAAGTATTGAAAACAATCTTATTATCCCTGTATACCAGCCTATTCAAACAAAAAGTGATCAACTTAACTATGAAGTCCTAATGAGAATAAAACATGATAATAATGAACTTTTATCACCTGACAAGTTTATGTCCGTCGCCAAAGAACACAGCTACTATAATCAGATATCACAGATACTCGTATGTAAAGCTCTTGATGAAATCACAAAGAGCAAAAATATATTTTCTATAAACCTTACCTACCAAGATATAAAAAACAACGATTTTATGAACAAACTCGAAGAAAAAATCATAAAAAACAAAATAGGGCAAAGACTGATCTTTGAAATAGTAGAAAGTGATCTTATAGAGGATATGGATATACTGGAATCTTTTTTAAAAAGATTCAAAGCACATGGTGTAAAGGTGGCCATTGACGATTTTGGAACCGGATATTCCAACTTTTTATATATCTTAAAGATCAATCCGGACTATATCAAACTAGACGGCAACCTGATCGTCAATATTGTCAACGACAAAGCCGCTTTCACTTTAGTACAGACTATCATCGGTTTTGCACATAAACTGAACATAGAGGTTATTGCAGAACATGTGAGCACAAAAGAGATATACGACATACTTAAAAAATTAGATGTGGATGCCGTACAGGGATATTATATCGGCCGTCCGGATATCAATTATATTGAAAGCGCCTAA
- a CDS encoding HAMP domain-containing sensor histidine kinase, whose product MSIKQLNMAYDCLNSIGNTLDLDTMVSEIIITFTRKTNALSGSFYKRFEDKKPSVHLGKDIMVRFSKSKMLNKKYIVEELDDTKAVILPLKHSYFIFSYDKKRKDIETIASVFGNFQNKINIAVSACNGVQKLEEFNEDLEKKIQEAVQKIRQHEQMLILKSKQAIMGEMIEMIAHQWRQPITAIGMIANNIELDLVLNELNTDELMIELQNINKQVEYLSHTIDDFRDFFKESKMKESFSINELIEKTVSLVEKQLKKKEISIKISGTCDISIYTFKNELIQVLLNIISNSKDAFEDKKTDKPSITIKCEKNNESIKIKLKDNAGGINDDILQRIFEPYFSTKKEKNGSGLGLYMSKIIVDEHLNGDIFVKNIKNGCEFTIQLPINEES is encoded by the coding sequence ATGTCGATAAAACAATTAAATATGGCATATGATTGTTTAAACTCTATCGGTAATACACTTGATCTGGATACAATGGTCTCTGAGATCATCATAACCTTTACCCGTAAGACAAATGCGCTATCAGGTTCTTTTTATAAAAGATTCGAAGATAAAAAACCTTCCGTACATCTGGGAAAAGATATTATGGTTCGTTTTTCAAAATCAAAAATGCTGAATAAAAAATATATCGTTGAAGAACTTGACGATACAAAAGCAGTAATACTCCCCCTTAAACACAGTTATTTTATTTTTTCATATGACAAAAAAAGAAAAGACATAGAAACCATAGCATCTGTTTTCGGTAATTTTCAAAACAAGATAAATATTGCCGTAAGCGCCTGTAACGGAGTCCAAAAACTTGAAGAGTTTAACGAAGATTTGGAAAAAAAGATCCAAGAAGCCGTACAAAAGATAAGACAGCATGAGCAGATGCTGATACTCAAATCAAAACAAGCCATAATGGGCGAAATGATAGAAATGATAGCTCACCAATGGCGCCAGCCGATAACTGCCATAGGTATGATAGCAAACAATATAGAACTGGATCTGGTCCTAAATGAACTCAATACTGACGAGTTGATGATAGAACTGCAAAACATCAACAAGCAGGTCGAGTATCTGTCTCACACCATTGATGATTTTAGAGATTTTTTTAAAGAAAGTAAGATGAAAGAGAGTTTCAGCATCAATGAACTCATTGAAAAGACCGTTTCTCTGGTAGAAAAACAGCTGAAGAAAAAAGAGATATCGATAAAGATATCGGGCACATGCGATATCTCTATATATACGTTTAAAAATGAGTTGATCCAAGTTCTGCTGAACATAATCTCAAACTCTAAAGACGCATTTGAAGACAAAAAAACAGACAAGCCGTCCATCACGATAAAGTGTGAAAAAAACAACGAATCCATAAAAATAAAGCTAAAAGATAATGCCGGAGGAATAAATGACGATATTCTACAAAGGATATTTGAACCGTATTTTTCAACAAAAAAAGAAAAGAACGGCAGCGGTCTTGGTCTGTATATGTCTAAAATCATTGTAGACGAACACCTAAACGGCGATATATTCGTGAAAAATATTAAGAACGGATGCGAATTTACCATTCAACTTCCGATCAATGAGGAATCATAA
- a CDS encoding response regulator, with the protein MTKNLILNLQKIAKDIHLLYVEDDLLISSEVKKLLQKIFSHVDTAQNGKEGLELYKKKPYDIVVTDITMPEMNGIEMTKEIKKINDNQTIIITSAYNDSKYLIEMIEIGVDKFIMKPLDIKKFFVTISKIVVNLHNEKKKAALEHQLSEELKIKDILLEKLSLPVIILDGPDILYANAKFIEYFRIKDSKNSLKEFPLKTIFKDKDLSSSDNLTISDILRKDNGSTRTLIMGDTEKTQRYTINVTSVQGTNKTLLCFFNVEEMSVELDKLKNINNSNFTGLFTRESFVKDIRPLINMDNEDEYTIICFGLKHIEKFIQRFGAVNLHDIYQTIAKKLLSSFQEELQNDTLKIYYFTSNHYVAIAKNDISESVKERIKEFYRTNNYTQLFTSEPITLDFISISLDKKSEVSKILADIENKLYMLLK; encoded by the coding sequence ATGACAAAAAACTTAATATTGAACCTGCAAAAAATAGCCAAAGACATCCATCTCCTTTATGTCGAAGACGATCTGTTGATATCGTCTGAAGTAAAAAAGTTGTTGCAAAAGATCTTTTCACACGTCGATACTGCACAAAACGGAAAAGAGGGACTGGAGCTTTATAAAAAAAAGCCATATGACATAGTCGTCACCGATATCACGATGCCGGAAATGAACGGTATCGAAATGACCAAAGAGATCAAAAAGATAAATGACAACCAGACGATCATCATCACGTCTGCATACAACGACTCGAAATATTTGATCGAGATGATCGAAATAGGCGTGGATAAGTTCATAATGAAACCTCTGGACATAAAAAAATTTTTTGTGACCATCTCTAAAATAGTGGTAAACCTCCATAACGAAAAGAAAAAAGCCGCTCTTGAACATCAGTTGTCCGAAGAATTGAAGATAAAGGATATTCTTTTAGAAAAGCTCTCCTTACCTGTCATTATTTTAGACGGACCCGATATTTTATATGCAAATGCAAAATTTATAGAGTATTTTCGAATCAAAGACTCTAAAAACAGCCTTAAAGAGTTTCCTTTAAAAACCATCTTTAAAGACAAAGATCTCTCATCATCGGACAACCTGACGATTTCCGATATATTAAGAAAAGATAACGGCTCAACAAGAACGTTAATAATGGGAGATACAGAAAAAACACAAAGGTACACCATCAACGTAACGTCCGTACAGGGAACAAACAAGACACTCTTATGTTTTTTCAACGTTGAAGAGATGAGCGTAGAACTCGATAAATTGAAAAATATCAACAACAGCAATTTTACAGGTCTGTTTACCAGAGAATCTTTTGTAAAAGATATCCGTCCCCTTATAAACATGGATAACGAAGATGAATACACCATCATCTGTTTCGGGCTCAAACATATTGAAAAGTTCATTCAACGATTTGGAGCGGTCAATTTACATGACATCTACCAGACTATCGCCAAGAAACTCCTGAGCTCATTTCAAGAAGAATTGCAAAACGATACTTTGAAAATATATTATTTTACCTCGAATCACTATGTCGCCATTGCAAAAAACGACATAAGCGAATCTGTAAAAGAGAGAATAAAGGAGTTTTATAGAACAAATAACTATACACAACTCTTTACAAGCGAACCCATAACCCTCGATTTTATTTCCATTTCTTTAGATAAAAAATCAGAGGTTAGTAAAATTTTGGCGGATATAGAAAATAAATTGTATATGCTTCTAAAATAA
- the moaC gene encoding cyclic pyranopterin monophosphate synthase MoaC — translation MNLTHLDEKDRPKMVDVSDKNQTTRIAVASGIIQMSQDAYDAIVNEKAKKGPVLQTAVIAAIMGTKKTSDLIPMCHPLNLSGINCDVEELPQLPGFKLILTAKLTGQTGVEMEALTGVSIGLLTIYDMVKAIDKGMVIKNVQLESKEGGKSGNYKR, via the coding sequence ATGAACTTAACGCACCTAGATGAAAAAGACAGACCGAAAATGGTCGACGTTTCGGATAAAAACCAAACTACAAGGATCGCCGTCGCAAGCGGGATCATACAGATGAGCCAAGATGCTTATGACGCCATAGTGAATGAAAAAGCGAAAAAAGGTCCCGTCTTACAAACTGCGGTGATCGCCGCCATCATGGGAACGAAAAAAACAAGCGATCTCATCCCTATGTGTCACCCTCTCAATCTAAGCGGAATAAACTGCGACGTCGAAGAACTGCCGCAGCTTCCGGGATTTAAACTGATACTTACCGCAAAACTGACAGGACAAACAGGTGTGGAGATGGAAGCCCTTACGGGTGTGAGCATCGGCCTTTTGACGATCTACGATATGGTCAAGGCTATCGACAAAGGGATGGTGATAAAAAATGTCCAGCTTGAATCCAAAGAGGGAGGAAAAAGTGGAAATTATAAACGATAG
- a CDS encoding DUF493 domain-containing protein produces MEIINDSKEKLVLEYPCSWCYKVIGEHEEHIQIAVKEIILEKPHILKLSNTSKKGKYVSMNLDLVINNEDERTFIYEALKNHQHIKMVL; encoded by the coding sequence GTGGAAATTATAAACGATAGCAAGGAAAAACTTGTCCTTGAATACCCTTGCAGCTGGTGTTATAAAGTGATCGGAGAGCATGAGGAGCATATCCAAATAGCAGTCAAGGAGATCATTTTGGAAAAGCCGCATATCCTTAAACTCTCAAATACAAGCAAAAAAGGAAAGTATGTCAGTATGAACCTCGATCTTGTTATCAACAACGAAGATGAGAGGACTTTTATATATGAAGCATTAAAAAATCATCAGCATATCAAGATGGTCTTATAA
- a CDS encoding DUF2231 domain-containing protein has translation MMLHPATVHFAIILPLVASVFGVIYLFTKTEGMSKISSRATLIAALAVIGVWYTGTHAGPLIYDYLSPEGKKELLEHKALGGYLAIAMGVIALLKLLGCKLKKFGLEALAVLLLLGATGTVFLQGKDGGEIVYEYGQPFQMYQLTNYVNNNDDLQMADDAEAAIGLVKKKISAISKETPAKIQNLKPSEKKADADSD, from the coding sequence ATGATGTTACATCCAGCAACTGTACACTTTGCAATCATTCTGCCGCTTGTCGCTTCGGTATTCGGAGTCATCTATCTTTTTACCAAAACAGAAGGAATGTCAAAGATATCTTCCCGCGCTACGCTGATAGCGGCTTTAGCCGTCATTGGAGTCTGGTATACCGGGACACATGCGGGACCGCTGATCTATGACTATCTAAGTCCCGAAGGAAAAAAAGAGCTTTTAGAGCATAAAGCGCTTGGAGGGTACCTTGCTATAGCGATGGGTGTCATTGCACTCTTAAAACTGCTCGGATGTAAATTGAAAAAGTTCGGGCTTGAAGCCTTAGCCGTTCTTTTACTGCTTGGGGCAACGGGTACCGTATTTTTACAAGGCAAAGACGGCGGAGAGATCGTATATGAATACGGACAGCCGTTTCAGATGTATCAGCTTACGAATTACGTAAACAACAACGACGACCTCCAGATGGCGGACGATGCGGAAGCGGCTATCGGTCTTGTCAAGAAGAAGATAAGCGCTATTTCCAAAGAAACACCGGCAAAGATCCAAAATTTAAAACCTTCAGAAAAAAAAGCTGACGCAGATAGTGATTAA
- the soxC gene encoding sulfite dehydrogenase — MKDINSQENQESLSNDMQHTLDRRDFFRKSAALSATALAGTSIFAGTKALADDPAIINDVPWGIKFGDPVTKNRYGMPSEYEHNNIRRNTKLLSSGNWYASIAMCPIHESEGIITPNGLFFSRAHGGVAHVDPNEFRLMIHGLVEKPLVLTLDQLKRYPSVSRIHFIECPANGGPEWRGPQFNSIQFAKGMMSCAQWTGVYIKTILEDLGLKPEAQWMLAEGSDNSEMGRTVPIDKVLDDAMIVWGQNGEALRPEQGYPVRLLLPGWEGNMCVKWLKRLEFSSEPFYCKEETAKYTALKPSGKAVQHFYANEVNSVITSPCPEKPWTDLKVGDLVEIEGLAWSGYGTITGVDITFDGCKNWTPAKLKGLVLPKAWTRFSFMYRYEGKPLVIGSRAMDDAGRMQPTIAQEVAYMGVESVYHRNSIATWEVTANGEVNNVQIRS, encoded by the coding sequence ATGAAAGATATAAATTCTCAAGAAAATCAAGAATCTTTATCTAATGATATGCAGCATACATTAGATAGACGAGATTTCTTTAGAAAATCGGCAGCGCTTTCCGCTACTGCTCTTGCTGGAACCAGCATATTTGCAGGCACGAAAGCACTGGCTGATGATCCGGCAATCATAAACGATGTACCTTGGGGTATAAAGTTTGGCGATCCCGTTACAAAAAATCGTTACGGAATGCCATCCGAGTATGAGCACAACAACATCAGAAGGAACACAAAGCTATTATCTTCGGGTAACTGGTATGCTTCAATCGCTATGTGTCCTATTCATGAATCAGAAGGCATAATAACTCCAAACGGCTTGTTCTTCAGCAGAGCTCACGGCGGTGTTGCCCATGTAGATCCAAATGAATTTCGTTTGATGATTCACGGTCTTGTCGAGAAACCTTTAGTTCTTACTCTGGACCAGCTTAAACGATATCCGAGCGTCAGCCGTATTCACTTTATCGAATGTCCTGCAAACGGCGGACCGGAGTGGAGAGGGCCTCAATTCAACTCTATCCAATTCGCAAAAGGTATGATGAGCTGTGCGCAATGGACCGGTGTTTACATCAAAACCATCCTTGAAGATCTCGGACTTAAACCCGAAGCGCAATGGATGCTTGCAGAGGGATCGGACAACTCGGAAATGGGACGTACCGTACCGATAGACAAAGTACTTGACGATGCGATGATAGTATGGGGACAAAACGGCGAAGCGCTTCGTCCGGAACAAGGGTATCCCGTACGTTTGCTTCTTCCTGGCTGGGAAGGCAACATGTGTGTCAAATGGCTAAAACGCTTAGAGTTCTCCTCTGAACCGTTCTACTGTAAAGAGGAAACGGCAAAATATACGGCGCTTAAACCAAGCGGAAAAGCTGTTCAACACTTCTACGCAAATGAAGTGAATTCGGTCATCACTTCGCCATGTCCTGAAAAACCGTGGACCGATCTGAAAGTCGGCGATCTTGTCGAGATCGAAGGTTTGGCTTGGAGCGGATACGGCACGATAACAGGTGTTGATATCACATTTGACGGCTGTAAGAACTGGACTCCTGCAAAACTAAAAGGTTTGGTTCTTCCAAAAGCCTGGACAAGATTCAGCTTCATGTACAGATACGAAGGAAAACCTCTTGTTATCGGAAGCCGCGCTATGGACGATGCCGGACGTATGCAGCCTACTATTGCTCAAGAAGTAGCCTATATGGGTGTCGAATCGGTTTATCATAGAAACAGTATCGCTACTTGGGAAGTAACGGCAAACGGGGAGGTAAACAATGTTCAAATTAGATCGTAA
- a CDS encoding c-type cytochrome, whose protein sequence is MFKLDRKSLASISLIAAVSIGLTACFGEAAPSSNTAANASVSHVYANGKAVIDGGVTYPVVNGETSVYRVNTDTLKGGYTYGRKPTKNELDAWATSVTPFAPPPEGSGSVSDGSDLYDAKCVMCHGDFGSGGGGYPALAKGNAYKGQKTLKNQRTEPGMEGPQRVFGTYWPQASTLWWYIKEGMPHPAPKSLTDDEVYALVAYILNINEMKIDGKPVDDDYVLDREKFMKIVMPNQDGFVPKIDGPHGTDNARAFFNDPKNIGAQTVANRCMKDCIKGDNKVTHIKIETKDFLPPMSVARDLPAQESKGDANAAAKKAYEESCKMCHGADGMGAPVFGNKKEWAPFLVKGIKEVYKNGINGINGMPPKGGTSLSDKEFEAVVDYMVNASK, encoded by the coding sequence ATGTTCAAATTAGATCGTAAATCGTTAGCATCAATCTCACTTATTGCTGCAGTGTCAATCGGATTGACAGCTTGTTTTGGAGAAGCGGCTCCTAGCTCGAATACTGCCGCAAATGCAAGCGTGTCGCATGTATACGCAAACGGAAAAGCTGTTATTGACGGCGGGGTCACATATCCTGTCGTAAACGGCGAGACTTCTGTATACCGTGTCAATACGGATACTTTAAAAGGCGGATACACTTACGGACGCAAACCGACTAAAAACGAGTTGGACGCATGGGCAACATCCGTGACTCCGTTTGCCCCTCCTCCTGAAGGAAGCGGGTCGGTTTCTGACGGAAGTGATCTTTATGATGCAAAATGTGTTATGTGCCATGGAGATTTCGGCTCAGGCGGAGGCGGATATCCCGCTCTTGCTAAAGGAAATGCTTACAAAGGGCAAAAAACACTTAAAAACCAAAGAACCGAACCTGGAATGGAAGGTCCGCAGCGTGTTTTTGGAACATACTGGCCGCAGGCAAGCACTCTTTGGTGGTACATTAAAGAGGGTATGCCTCATCCGGCTCCAAAAAGCTTGACCGATGATGAAGTGTATGCTCTTGTAGCTTATATCTTAAATATAAACGAAATGAAGATCGACGGCAAGCCTGTTGATGACGATTATGTTTTAGACAGAGAAAAGTTTATGAAGATCGTTATGCCTAATCAGGACGGTTTCGTGCCTAAGATCGACGGACCGCATGGAACGGACAACGCTCGCGCGTTCTTTAACGATCCGAAAAATATCGGTGCACAAACTGTTGCCAACCGCTGTATGAAAGATTGTATTAAAGGTGATAATAAAGTTACTCATATTAAAATAGAGACGAAAGACTTTTTACCGCCTATGTCAGTCGCAAGAGATTTGCCTGCACAGGAGAGTAAAGGCGACGCAAACGCGGCAGCTAAAAAAGCCTATGAAGAGTCTTGTAAAATGTGTCATGGTGCAGACGGAATGGGAGCACCGGTATTCGGTAATAAAAAAGAGTGGGCACCTTTCTTGGTCAAAGGTATAAAAGAAGTTTATAAAAACGGTATCAACGGTATCAACGGTATGCCTCCAAAAGGCGGAACAAGTTTGTCGGACAAAGAGTTTGAAGCTGTAGTCGACTATATGGTTAACGCCAGCAAGTAA
- a CDS encoding thiosulfate oxidation carrier protein SoxY, which produces MQRRKFLSLGALAAVAATVPATLSAEDFRKSKPDVWTAKTVEDAIAKLYGKNATKSDAVKLTTPDVASNGGQIPVSFKTDIDAKTVAVFQNVNPESAVIVYTIYPDSVIDYSIKMKMKKSGTITVVVEGKDGNLYSTSKTLSVALGGCEG; this is translated from the coding sequence ATGCAAAGAAGAAAATTTTTAAGTCTAGGTGCTTTGGCTGCTGTTGCCGCTACCGTACCTGCAACTCTTAGTGCTGAGGATTTCAGAAAATCTAAACCGGATGTATGGACAGCAAAAACTGTTGAAGACGCTATCGCAAAGTTATACGGAAAAAATGCAACTAAAAGCGATGCAGTAAAACTTACTACTCCCGATGTTGCAAGCAACGGCGGTCAGATCCCTGTAAGTTTTAAAACGGATATCGATGCAAAAACTGTTGCAGTATTCCAAAACGTCAACCCTGAAAGCGCCGTCATAGTTTATACAATCTATCCAGATAGCGTTATCGATTATTCGATCAAAATGAAAATGAAAAAAAGTGGAACTATTACTGTAGTCGTTGAAGGCAAAGACGGAAATCTTTATTCAACCAGCAAAACACTTAGTGTTGCTCTTGGCGGTTGTGAAGGCTGA
- the soxZ gene encoding thiosulfate oxidation carrier complex protein SoxZ — MKIKAKLKGDVIDVKALAKHEMMTYDVAKKKTGDRNNANFITHIDAKVNGKVVFEASTSQFLSKNPIFKFAFKGAKKGDELVMSWVDLKGNTVTKTEKIK; from the coding sequence ATGAAAATTAAAGCAAAACTAAAAGGTGATGTTATTGACGTTAAAGCTCTGGCTAAACATGAAATGATGACATACGATGTAGCAAAGAAAAAAACAGGCGACAGAAACAATGCGAACTTCATTACTCATATCGATGCAAAAGTGAACGGCAAAGTAGTGTTCGAAGCGTCTACAAGTCAATTCTTATCAAAAAACCCTATCTTTAAATTCGCTTTTAAAGGTGCAAAAAAAGGTGACGAACTGGTAATGAGCTGGGTTGACCTAAAAGGCAATACGGTCACAAAGACTGAAAAGATCAAATAA
- a CDS encoding thioredoxin fold domain-containing protein, with protein MYKSIFKAFLLLTTLHLSLFSRDINIDDIVKKANQSHKHLFLYLHRKDCVYCEEMLTFTINDDEVKKILGNKFIYEHIDILDKDHVVYKSFKGNGKEFARLIGYDMYPTSIFFDKNEKIVYAQPGVIDKNRFILLLQYISGNLFKTIDFEDYVGKIGHKEKK; from the coding sequence TTGTATAAATCAATATTCAAAGCTTTTTTGCTTCTAACAACACTTCATCTATCACTTTTTTCAAGAGATATCAATATTGACGATATCGTAAAAAAAGCAAATCAGTCCCATAAACATCTCTTTCTCTATCTGCATAGAAAAGATTGTGTGTACTGTGAAGAGATGCTTACCTTTACAATAAATGATGATGAAGTAAAAAAGATTTTAGGCAATAAGTTCATCTATGAGCACATTGATATCTTAGACAAAGATCATGTTGTATACAAGAGTTTCAAAGGCAACGGTAAAGAGTTTGCAAGGCTTATAGGATACGACATGTATCCGACTTCGATCTTTTTTGATAAGAACGAAAAGATCGTTTATGCTCAGCCGGGAGTGATCGATAAAAACAGATTCATTCTCCTGCTCCAATATATAAGCGGCAATCTTTTCAAAACCATCGATTTTGAAGATTATGTCGGCAAAATCGGACATAAAGAGAAAAAATAA
- a CDS encoding MOSC domain-containing protein has translation MLTTTNTLAKVVSLYISRASEPSRLNKNELILDDSGVLGDKFYGKDICRAILVTSLDAYRLAKDAGIDIDYGALGENILIDGNIKDMDLGETFKIGDLVFEITQHCTLCNGLSKIDPKLPKLLKDDRGIFIKAVNAGSIKTDDMLYV, from the coding sequence ATGTTAACGACAACGAATACTTTGGCCAAAGTGGTGAGTTTATATATCTCCAGGGCTTCTGAACCTTCCAGATTGAACAAAAATGAGCTGATCTTGGACGACAGCGGTGTACTCGGTGACAAGTTTTACGGCAAAGATATCTGCCGTGCGATACTAGTAACATCTCTTGATGCATACAGACTGGCAAAAGATGCCGGCATAGATATCGATTACGGCGCTTTGGGAGAAAATATACTCATAGACGGAAACATAAAAGATATGGATCTTGGTGAAACATTCAAAATCGGCGATCTTGTTTTTGAGATAACCCAGCACTGCACCTTATGCAACGGACTCTCTAAAATCGATCCTAAACTGCCTAAGCTTCTAAAAGACGACAGAGGTATATTTATAAAAGCCGTCAATGCCGGAAGTATAAAAACAGACGATATGCTATATGTCTGA
- a CDS encoding DUF4395 domain-containing protein, with protein sequence MSLQSFLWDYGEKVPGYDITVVNEREARAAAGILGVMGTIIIFVGIGFNHTMVARIYLAFLWVDFTLRMISPKYVPSLLLGRFFVQNQKPEYVGGLQKRFAWTIGWFISLPMVWWFVLHWEITFYKVLICVLCASLMFLESAFSICVGCMIYKVITRKNAEYCPGGVCELRKKDPVQTFNPLQKVITALAMLGLIVGTYVFLAYEQPKTFFGEFLHEAVLTKAQLKKEKDEAYQKQLEKEFGDD encoded by the coding sequence TTGAGCTTACAAAGTTTTTTATGGGATTATGGAGAAAAGGTTCCCGGGTATGACATTACAGTCGTAAACGAGAGAGAAGCCAGAGCTGCAGCAGGAATACTCGGAGTAATGGGGACCATCATTATCTTTGTCGGTATAGGATTCAACCATACGATGGTAGCAAGGATATATCTGGCATTTTTGTGGGTCGACTTTACGCTAAGAATGATAAGTCCAAAATATGTTCCCTCTTTGCTTTTGGGAAGATTTTTCGTACAAAATCAAAAACCTGAATATGTAGGCGGATTGCAAAAACGCTTTGCATGGACCATAGGCTGGTTTATCTCGCTGCCCATGGTCTGGTGGTTCGTTCTTCACTGGGAGATCACTTTTTATAAAGTCCTGATCTGTGTGCTCTGCGCTTCGTTGATGTTCTTGGAAAGCGCTTTTTCCATATGTGTAGGCTGTATGATATACAAAGTCATCACAAGAAAGAATGCGGAATATTGTCCCGGAGGGGTATGCGAACTGCGCAAAAAGGATCCTGTGCAGACTTTCAATCCACTGCAAAAAGTGATCACTGCTTTAGCGATGCTTGGACTTATCGTGGGAACTTACGTCTTTTTGGCTTACGAACAGCCTAAAACTTTCTTCGGTGAATTTCTCCATGAAGCGGTTTTGACAAAAGCACAGCTTAAAAAAGAGAAAGATGAAGCGTACCAGAAGCAGCTGGAAAAAGAGTTCGGAGACGACTGA